One region of Qipengyuania gaetbuli genomic DNA includes:
- the dnaN gene encoding DNA polymerase III subunit beta: MKATIERATLLRCLSHVQSVVERRNTIPILSNVLIEAEGNGLKVMATDLDLQVVEHMDAASVESSGAITVSAHLLFDIARKLPEGSQVSLETAENRMAIKAGRSRFSLPTLPRDDFPVIVEGDLPTSFELPAKTLAEMIDRTRFAISTEETRYYLNGIFLHVSDEDQPVLKAAATDGHRLARFTLPRPAGAEGMPDVIVPRKAVAELRKLLEEKMDGNVQIDLSASKIRFTLGGEGGVVLTSKLIDGTFPDYSRVIPTGNDKLLKLDPRTFHEGVDRVATIATEKTRAVKMGLEKDKVVLTVTSPDNGTATEELPAEYGADGFEIGFNASYLKDILGQIDSDTVEIHLADAGAPTLIRKDDNSPALYVLMPMRV, encoded by the coding sequence ATGAAGGCCACTATCGAACGCGCAACGCTGCTGCGCTGTCTCTCCCACGTGCAGTCGGTCGTCGAACGCCGCAACACCATCCCGATCCTGTCGAACGTGCTCATCGAAGCCGAAGGCAACGGGCTGAAGGTCATGGCGACCGACCTCGATTTGCAGGTGGTGGAGCACATGGATGCCGCCAGCGTGGAATCCTCCGGCGCGATCACCGTTTCGGCCCACCTGCTGTTCGACATCGCGCGCAAGCTGCCCGAAGGTAGCCAGGTCAGCCTCGAAACCGCGGAAAACCGCATGGCGATCAAGGCCGGGCGCAGCCGCTTCTCGCTGCCGACGCTGCCGCGCGACGATTTCCCGGTGATCGTGGAAGGCGATTTGCCGACCAGCTTCGAACTGCCGGCCAAGACACTTGCCGAAATGATCGACCGCACGCGGTTCGCCATCTCGACCGAGGAAACCCGCTACTATCTCAACGGCATCTTCCTGCACGTGTCGGACGAAGACCAGCCCGTGCTGAAAGCTGCGGCGACCGACGGTCACCGCCTTGCCCGCTTCACCCTGCCGCGTCCCGCAGGTGCGGAAGGCATGCCGGACGTTATCGTGCCCCGCAAAGCGGTGGCCGAACTGCGCAAGCTGCTGGAAGAAAAGATGGACGGCAACGTCCAGATCGACCTGTCGGCCAGCAAGATCCGCTTCACGCTCGGCGGTGAAGGGGGCGTGGTGCTGACCAGCAAGCTGATCGACGGCACTTTCCCGGATTATTCGCGCGTCATTCCGACCGGCAACGACAAGCTGCTGAAGCTCGATCCCCGCACGTTCCACGAAGGCGTCGACCGCGTGGCGACCATCGCCACCGAAAAGACCCGTGCAGTGAAGATGGGCCTCGAGAAGGACAAGGTCGTGCTGACCGTGACCTCGCCCGACAACGGCACCGCGACCGAGGAACTGCCGGCCGAATATGGTGCGGACGGGTTCGAAATCGGCTTCAATGCCAGCTATCTCAAGGACATCCTCGGCCAGATCGACAGCGACACGGTGGAAATCCACCTGGCCGACGCAGGCGCACCGACGCTGATCCGCAAGGACGACAACAGCCCCG